Genomic window (Candidatus Bathyarchaeia archaeon):
CAGCCAAGCTCTGTGCCCAAGTTAAGAAGCAGATGGCTGTCCTGCGCAGAGAAATTGAAGAGGGAAAAAGAAGAAAAACGGGCAAGGGTGGGCCAAGGTTTTTCATAGAAAAGGAAGGAGCCGCCCAAGTTATTATTTTGGGCCTTACAAACGTGGGTAGAAGCAGTCTACTTTCAGCCTTAACGAACGCGAGGGTTGAGGTTTCGCCGGCGCCCTACACCACCAGAGAGCCCGTCCCGGGCATGCTTAACTATGAGGATATTCAGTTCCAGTTGGTTGAGGCCCCAGCCCTCAGGGAGGGGGCGGCTGAAGGGAAAGCTTGGGGTCTTCAAACTCTTGCCTTAGCTAGGAACGCTGATGGCTTAATCTTGATGGTGGACTTGACGCAGGAGCCCGTGGAGCAACTTTCCATAATCCTTGGGGAGTTGGAGAAAACTCGGATACTGGTTAGCAAGCCGAGGGCACGGGTTGAGATTGAAAGGAAGTTTATGGGCGCCGGTTTACGCATAATAGTTCTTGGAAGGCTTTTAGATTGCACCTTCAAGGATGTGGAGGAGCTTCTCAAAAGCTATAGGGTCACAGATGCTGTTGTGAAAATTTATGGAGAAGCCACATTGGATGATGTTGA
Coding sequences:
- a CDS encoding GTPase, producing the protein MPANLPAEAKRKWAEVSAARNPLEKLRLMEEFLSLVPKHKGTAKLCAQVKKQMAVLRREIEEGKRRKTGKGGPRFFIEKEGAAQVIILGLTNVGRSSLLSALTNARVEVSPAPYTTREPVPGMLNYEDIQFQLVEAPALREGAAEGKAWGLQTLALARNADGLILMVDLTQEPVEQLSIILGELEKTRILVSKPRARVEIERKFMGAGLRIIVLGRLLDCTFKDVEELLKSYRVTDAVVKIYGEATLDDVEDAVFESTTYKPAIIVANKIDVEGAEANLKLLEEYVGGQLPIIAVSCKTGQGLEEIGASLFQALDLIRVYTKEPSERNPSPKPFVLRRGSTVHDLARNIHSDFSENFAYAKVWSKRLIFSPQKVGATFVLEDGDVVEIHTK